One Miscanthus floridulus cultivar M001 chromosome 11, ASM1932011v1, whole genome shotgun sequence DNA window includes the following coding sequences:
- the LOC136493995 gene encoding auxin response factor 11-like isoform X1, with protein sequence MMASSQEKATSGVLRNAAALLDEMQLMGETQGAKKMINSELWHACAGPLVCLPQRGSLVYYFPQGHSEQVAATTKKIPNSRIPNYPSLPSQLLCQVHNITLHADKETDEIYAQMTLQPVHTETDVFPIPTLGAYTKSKHPTEYFCKNLTASDTSTHGGFSVPRRAAEKLFPQLDYSMQPPNQELIVRDLHDNMWTFRHIYRGQPKRHLLTTGWSLFVGAKRLKAGDSVLFIRDEKSQLLVGVRRATRQQPALSSSVLSTDSMHIGVLAAAAHAASSGGSFTIYYNPRTSPSPFVIPLARYNKATYLQPSVGMRFAMMFETEESIKRRCTGTIVGISDYDPMRWPNSKWRNLQVEWDEHGYGERPERVSLWDIETPENMVFSSPLNSKRQCLPSYGVAGLQIGSVNMSSIPRAQGNSFGNLQHMPGMGSELALLLLNQSGQNLGSPIACQQSSFSSIIQNAKHSYFPPSTFGASTGSVKQESIPPNEAQQQLNTLNIQKGDQVSCEVQPAIDSISAQEMNVKPRGPRSTDSYSSQSISDQNNKGEPRTKTRRSKKSSSHKTISDKSELSSVPSQICDKQRHGSEPTSADCGAEQATCGNNEDSSGALTRGDFAGELQVQQVEQHELLSPPKLESSKSPDGGKSVSSFPNQGCFSQFFEGLDWMIPPSYYQDSNGIQSVTASDNIFNPSEGIPSTMNTDGMETFQTSCLSECFPNSIQEFISSPDINTLTFMSPEMQHLDAQHDGSNLPSTSNSYVQMSFSEESHSASLSGLHMEAIHINNSSCSQPLATGSFDAGAFSKLSNMKECQALPLQEIHNSSMGTPSCSMDAAAEYSMDRSVKPMKPPVRTYTKVQKLGSVGRSIDVTRFRDYHELRSAIACMFGLQGKLEHPGSSDWKLVYVDYENDVLLVGDDPWEEFINCVRCIRILSPSEVQQMSENGVHVLNDCIQIA encoded by the exons ATGATGGCGTCCTCGCAGGAGAAGGCCACGTCGGGTGTGCTGAGGAacgcggcggcgctgctcgacgaaATGCAGCTCATGGGAGAGACGCAGG GTGCGAAGAAGATGATCAACTCCGAGCTGTGGCACGCGTGCGCGGGGCCGCTGGTGTGCTTGCCGCAGCGTGGGAGCCTCGTCTACTACTTCCCCCAGGGGCACAGCGAGCAG GTTGCTGCTACCACTAAAAAGATACCAAACTCTCGCATCCCAAACTACCCGAGTCTCCCGTCGCAGCTGCTATGCCAAGTGCACAACATCACTTTGCAT GCTGACAAAGAAACTGATGAGATTTATGCCCAGATGACCCTGCAACCAGTACACACG GAAACTGACGTCTTCCCAATTCCAACTCTTGGTGCTTATACCAAAAGCAAGCATCCCACTGAATATTTCTGCAAAAATTTAACCGCAAGTGACACAAGTACACATGGTGGTTTCTCAGTGCCACGGAGAGCTGCAGAGAAATTGTTTCCGCAGTTG GATTACTCAATGCAGCCTCCTAATCAGGAGCTTATCGTTCGAGATTTGCATGATAACATGTGGACATTCCGTCACATTTATCGTG GCCAGCCAAAGCGTCATCTTCTAACAACCGGATGGAGTCTTTTTGTTGGAGCGAAGCGGCTTAAAGCTGGGGACTCTGTCTTATTTATCAG GGATGAGAAGTCACAGCTCCTTGTGGGTGTTAGGCGGGCCACCCGACAACAACCGGCTTTGTCATCATCCGTCCTGTCTACTGACAGTATGCACATAGGTGTTCTTGCTGCAGCAGCTCATGCAGCATCAAGTGGTGGCTCATTTACTATCTACTACAATCCTCG GACAAGCCCATCGCCATTTGTGATTCCTCTTGCAAGGTACAATAAGGCCACATATCTGCAACCATCAGTCGGAATGAGGTTCGCGATGATGTTTGAGACAGAAGAGTCAATCAAGCGCAG ATGCACAGGTACAATTGTGGGAATTAGCGACTATGACCCGATGCGATGGCCAAACTCAAAATGGCGCAACTTGCAGGTAGAATGGGATGAACATGGGTATGGAGAAAGACCTGAAAGAGTTAGTTTATGGGATATCGAAACTCCAGAGAACATGGTTTTCTCTTCTCCATTGAATTCGAAGCGGCAATGTCTTCCTAGTTATGGAG TTGCTGGCCTACAAATTGGATCTGTAAATATGTCATCAATTCCAAGGGCACAAGGAAATTCTTTCGGTAACTTGCAACACATGCCAGGGATGGGCTCAGAATTAGCTTTGCTGCTTCTCAATCAATCTGGCCAGAACCTCGGGAGTCCAATTGCTTGCCAACAATCATCATTTTCCAGCATTATTCAAAATGCTAAGCACAGCTATTTCCCTCCATCGACATTTGGTGCTTCCACTGGTTCAGTGAAGCAAGAAAGCATTCCTCCGAATGAAGCCCAGCAGCAGTTGAATACTCTTAATATTCAGAAAGGTGATCAAGTAAGCTGTGAAGTTCAGCCAGCTATTGATTCAATTTCTGCACAGGAGATGAATGTTAAACCAAGAGGGCCAAGAAGTACAGATTCATACTCAAGCCAAAGCATTTCAGATCAAAACAACAAGGGTGAGCCTAGAACAAAAACTCGAAGGAGCAAGAAGAGCTCGTCTCACAAAACCATTTCAGATAAATCTGAGCTTTCTTCAGTACCTTCTCAGATTTGTGACAAGCAGAGGCATGGTTCAGAACCAACATCGGCTGACTGTGGAGCCGAACAAGCTACCTGTGGGAATAATGAAGATTCATCTGGTGCACTTACACGAGGTGATTTTGCGGGAGAGCTCCAAGTTCAGCAGGTTGAACAGCATGAACTACTTTCACCACCGAAGTTAGAATCATCAAAGTCACCTGATGGAGGGAAGTCCGTCAGCTCGTTCCCAAACCAAGGGTGTTTCTCACAGTTCTTTGAGGGCCTGGATTGGATGATTCCGCCTTCCTACTACCAAGACTCCAATGGCATTCAATCAGTTACCGCATCGGATAACATTTTTAATCCGTCTGAAGGTATACCTTCCACAATGAATACGGATGGCATGGAGACGTTTCAAACCTCTTGCCTGTCTGAGTGCTTTCCTAATTCCATTCAAGAGTTCATCAGCAGTCCTGATATAAATACACTGACATTTATGTCGCCTGAGATGCAACATTTGGATGCTCAACACGACGGCAGCAACTTGCCGAGCACATCCAACTCCTATGTGCAGATGAGTTTCTCAGAGGAGAGTCATAGTGCATCCTTAAGTGGCCTGCACATGGAAGCTATCCATATAAACAACTCATCATGCTCTCAACCACTGGCAACAGGGAGCTTTGATGCAGGGGCGTTCTCAAAACTGTCAAACATGAAAGAATGCCAAGCCTTGCCTCTACAAGAGATTCACAACAGTTCCATGGGAACACCTTCGTGCAGTATGGATGCAGCGGCCGAGTACAGCATGGATCGAAGCGTGAAGCCAATGAAACCACCGGTCCGGACATATACAAAG GTTCAAAAGTTAGGATCAGTTGGAAGATCTATTGACGTCACACGGTTCAGAGATTACCATGAGTTGAGGTCAGCCATTGCATGCATGTTTGGACTCCAAGGGAAACTGGAACATCCTGGCAGTTCAGACTGGAAGCTTGTTTATGTCGACTACGAGAACGACGTTCTTCTCGTTGGAGACGATCCATGGGA GGAGTTCATCAACTGTGTGAGATGCATTCGGATCTTATCGCCTTCGGAAGTACAGCAGATGAGCGAGAATGGCGTGCATGTCTTGAACGACTGCATCCAAATAGCTTAG
- the LOC136493995 gene encoding auxin response factor 11-like isoform X2 produces MMASSQEKATSGVLRNAAALLDEMQLMGETQGAKKMINSELWHACAGPLVCLPQRGSLVYYFPQGHSEQVAATTKKIPNSRIPNYPSLPSQLLCQVHNITLHADKETDEIYAQMTLQPVHTETDVFPIPTLGAYTKSKHPTEYFCKNLTASDTSTHGGFSVPRRAAEKLFPQLDYSMQPPNQELIVRDLHDNMWTFRHIYRQPKRHLLTTGWSLFVGAKRLKAGDSVLFIRDEKSQLLVGVRRATRQQPALSSSVLSTDSMHIGVLAAAAHAASSGGSFTIYYNPRTSPSPFVIPLARYNKATYLQPSVGMRFAMMFETEESIKRRCTGTIVGISDYDPMRWPNSKWRNLQVEWDEHGYGERPERVSLWDIETPENMVFSSPLNSKRQCLPSYGVAGLQIGSVNMSSIPRAQGNSFGNLQHMPGMGSELALLLLNQSGQNLGSPIACQQSSFSSIIQNAKHSYFPPSTFGASTGSVKQESIPPNEAQQQLNTLNIQKGDQVSCEVQPAIDSISAQEMNVKPRGPRSTDSYSSQSISDQNNKGEPRTKTRRSKKSSSHKTISDKSELSSVPSQICDKQRHGSEPTSADCGAEQATCGNNEDSSGALTRGDFAGELQVQQVEQHELLSPPKLESSKSPDGGKSVSSFPNQGCFSQFFEGLDWMIPPSYYQDSNGIQSVTASDNIFNPSEGIPSTMNTDGMETFQTSCLSECFPNSIQEFISSPDINTLTFMSPEMQHLDAQHDGSNLPSTSNSYVQMSFSEESHSASLSGLHMEAIHINNSSCSQPLATGSFDAGAFSKLSNMKECQALPLQEIHNSSMGTPSCSMDAAAEYSMDRSVKPMKPPVRTYTKVQKLGSVGRSIDVTRFRDYHELRSAIACMFGLQGKLEHPGSSDWKLVYVDYENDVLLVGDDPWEEFINCVRCIRILSPSEVQQMSENGVHVLNDCIQIA; encoded by the exons ATGATGGCGTCCTCGCAGGAGAAGGCCACGTCGGGTGTGCTGAGGAacgcggcggcgctgctcgacgaaATGCAGCTCATGGGAGAGACGCAGG GTGCGAAGAAGATGATCAACTCCGAGCTGTGGCACGCGTGCGCGGGGCCGCTGGTGTGCTTGCCGCAGCGTGGGAGCCTCGTCTACTACTTCCCCCAGGGGCACAGCGAGCAG GTTGCTGCTACCACTAAAAAGATACCAAACTCTCGCATCCCAAACTACCCGAGTCTCCCGTCGCAGCTGCTATGCCAAGTGCACAACATCACTTTGCAT GCTGACAAAGAAACTGATGAGATTTATGCCCAGATGACCCTGCAACCAGTACACACG GAAACTGACGTCTTCCCAATTCCAACTCTTGGTGCTTATACCAAAAGCAAGCATCCCACTGAATATTTCTGCAAAAATTTAACCGCAAGTGACACAAGTACACATGGTGGTTTCTCAGTGCCACGGAGAGCTGCAGAGAAATTGTTTCCGCAGTTG GATTACTCAATGCAGCCTCCTAATCAGGAGCTTATCGTTCGAGATTTGCATGATAACATGTGGACATTCCGTCACATTTATC GCCAGCCAAAGCGTCATCTTCTAACAACCGGATGGAGTCTTTTTGTTGGAGCGAAGCGGCTTAAAGCTGGGGACTCTGTCTTATTTATCAG GGATGAGAAGTCACAGCTCCTTGTGGGTGTTAGGCGGGCCACCCGACAACAACCGGCTTTGTCATCATCCGTCCTGTCTACTGACAGTATGCACATAGGTGTTCTTGCTGCAGCAGCTCATGCAGCATCAAGTGGTGGCTCATTTACTATCTACTACAATCCTCG GACAAGCCCATCGCCATTTGTGATTCCTCTTGCAAGGTACAATAAGGCCACATATCTGCAACCATCAGTCGGAATGAGGTTCGCGATGATGTTTGAGACAGAAGAGTCAATCAAGCGCAG ATGCACAGGTACAATTGTGGGAATTAGCGACTATGACCCGATGCGATGGCCAAACTCAAAATGGCGCAACTTGCAGGTAGAATGGGATGAACATGGGTATGGAGAAAGACCTGAAAGAGTTAGTTTATGGGATATCGAAACTCCAGAGAACATGGTTTTCTCTTCTCCATTGAATTCGAAGCGGCAATGTCTTCCTAGTTATGGAG TTGCTGGCCTACAAATTGGATCTGTAAATATGTCATCAATTCCAAGGGCACAAGGAAATTCTTTCGGTAACTTGCAACACATGCCAGGGATGGGCTCAGAATTAGCTTTGCTGCTTCTCAATCAATCTGGCCAGAACCTCGGGAGTCCAATTGCTTGCCAACAATCATCATTTTCCAGCATTATTCAAAATGCTAAGCACAGCTATTTCCCTCCATCGACATTTGGTGCTTCCACTGGTTCAGTGAAGCAAGAAAGCATTCCTCCGAATGAAGCCCAGCAGCAGTTGAATACTCTTAATATTCAGAAAGGTGATCAAGTAAGCTGTGAAGTTCAGCCAGCTATTGATTCAATTTCTGCACAGGAGATGAATGTTAAACCAAGAGGGCCAAGAAGTACAGATTCATACTCAAGCCAAAGCATTTCAGATCAAAACAACAAGGGTGAGCCTAGAACAAAAACTCGAAGGAGCAAGAAGAGCTCGTCTCACAAAACCATTTCAGATAAATCTGAGCTTTCTTCAGTACCTTCTCAGATTTGTGACAAGCAGAGGCATGGTTCAGAACCAACATCGGCTGACTGTGGAGCCGAACAAGCTACCTGTGGGAATAATGAAGATTCATCTGGTGCACTTACACGAGGTGATTTTGCGGGAGAGCTCCAAGTTCAGCAGGTTGAACAGCATGAACTACTTTCACCACCGAAGTTAGAATCATCAAAGTCACCTGATGGAGGGAAGTCCGTCAGCTCGTTCCCAAACCAAGGGTGTTTCTCACAGTTCTTTGAGGGCCTGGATTGGATGATTCCGCCTTCCTACTACCAAGACTCCAATGGCATTCAATCAGTTACCGCATCGGATAACATTTTTAATCCGTCTGAAGGTATACCTTCCACAATGAATACGGATGGCATGGAGACGTTTCAAACCTCTTGCCTGTCTGAGTGCTTTCCTAATTCCATTCAAGAGTTCATCAGCAGTCCTGATATAAATACACTGACATTTATGTCGCCTGAGATGCAACATTTGGATGCTCAACACGACGGCAGCAACTTGCCGAGCACATCCAACTCCTATGTGCAGATGAGTTTCTCAGAGGAGAGTCATAGTGCATCCTTAAGTGGCCTGCACATGGAAGCTATCCATATAAACAACTCATCATGCTCTCAACCACTGGCAACAGGGAGCTTTGATGCAGGGGCGTTCTCAAAACTGTCAAACATGAAAGAATGCCAAGCCTTGCCTCTACAAGAGATTCACAACAGTTCCATGGGAACACCTTCGTGCAGTATGGATGCAGCGGCCGAGTACAGCATGGATCGAAGCGTGAAGCCAATGAAACCACCGGTCCGGACATATACAAAG GTTCAAAAGTTAGGATCAGTTGGAAGATCTATTGACGTCACACGGTTCAGAGATTACCATGAGTTGAGGTCAGCCATTGCATGCATGTTTGGACTCCAAGGGAAACTGGAACATCCTGGCAGTTCAGACTGGAAGCTTGTTTATGTCGACTACGAGAACGACGTTCTTCTCGTTGGAGACGATCCATGGGA GGAGTTCATCAACTGTGTGAGATGCATTCGGATCTTATCGCCTTCGGAAGTACAGCAGATGAGCGAGAATGGCGTGCATGTCTTGAACGACTGCATCCAAATAGCTTAG
- the LOC136493997 gene encoding beta-fructofuranosidase, insoluble isoenzyme 7-like isoform X2, with protein MYHLFFQYNPHGPLFGIGKLSWGHSVSGDLVNWAFLGTALDPTSPFDAEGCWSGSATTLADGRPAILYTGRDANDVQVQNVAFPKNPSDPLLREWHKPSCNPVVPQPADVTRNNFRDPTTAWLGRDGLWRFAVVAEVGGVGSTVVYRSADFVHWERNPAPLHASPDVPVWECPDLFPVAERGTEGLDTSATASGGPGVRHVLKLSKAADEDYYVVGRYDDEADTFAPVEDGDHDVRNWRRIDHGHLFGAKTFFDARKKRRVLWAWLDETDSRSDDVGKDWTGIQTFPRALWLDADGKQLVQWPVEEIQTLRRGRVALVGAEIGSGGLREIAGVEALQADVEVVFEVPSLEYAEELDPKWLLDPQKMCAEKDASSPGPGGVGPFGLVVMASGDMLEQTTVFFRVFRHGGTYKVLMCADLTRSSTKEGVHKPVYAGFVGVDVEKDRRISLRTLIDHSVIESFGGGGRTCITARVYPEHVAAGGSSHLYLFNNGAHPVTVSKLEAWELGTASINVEEDYRVAPL; from the exons ATGTACCACCTGTTCTTCCAGTACAACCCGCACGGCCCACTGTTCGGCATCGGGAAGCTCTCCTGGGGCCACTCCGTCTCCGGCGACCTGGTGAACTGGGCCTTCCTGGGCACCGCGCTGGACCCGACGTCGCCGTTCGACGCCGAGGGCTGCTGGTCGGGTTCCGCCACCACGCTGGCCGACGGCCGCCCGGCCATCCTCTACACCGGGCGCGACGCCAACGACGTGCAGGTGCAGAACGTGGCGTTCCCCAAGAACCCGTCGGACCCGCTCCTGCGGGAGTGGCACAAGCCCAGCTGCAATCCGGTCGTCCCGCAGCCGGCCGACGTGACGCGCAACAACTTCCGGGACCCCACCACGGCGTGGCTCGGCCGCGACGGGCTCTGGCGGTTCGCCGTCGTCGCCGAGGTCGGCGGCGTGGGCTCCACCGTGGTGTACCGCAGTGCGGACTTCGTCCACTGGGAGCGGAACCCCGCGCCGCTGCACGCGTCCCCCGACGTGCCCGTCTGGGAGTGCCCGGACCTGTTCCCGGTGGCGGAGCGCGGCACGGAGGGGCTCGACACGTCGGCGACTGCGAGCGGCGGGCCCGGGGTGAGGCACGTGCTCAAGCTCAGCAAGGCCGCCGACGAGGACTACTACGTGGTGGGGCGGTACGACGACGAGGCCGACACGTTCGCGCCGGTGGAGGACGGCGACCACGACGTCCGGAACTGGCGCCGGATCGACCACGGCCACCTGTTCGGGGCCAAGACGTTCTTCGACGCGCGGAAGAAGCGGCGCGTGCTGTGGGCGTGGCTGGACGAGACGGACAGCCGCTCCGACGACGTCGGCAAGGACTGGACGGGCATCCAGACGTTCCCGAGAGCGCTGTGGCTGGACGCCGACGGGAAGCAGCTGGTGCAGTGGCCGGTGGAGGAGATCCAGACGCTGCGGAGGGGGCGAGTCGCGCTGGTGGGCGCGGAGATCGGCTCCGGCGGCCTGCGCGAGATCGCCGGCGTCGAGGCCCTGCAGGCGGACGTGGAGGTCGTGTTCGAGGTCCCGAGCCTGGAGTATGCCGAGGAGCTGGACCCCAAGTGGCTGCTTGATCCCCAGAAGATGTGCGCGGAGAAGGACGCTTCCTCGCCGGGCCCTGGCGGCGTCGGGCCGTTCGGGCTGGTCGTGATGGCGTCCGGCGACATGCTGGAGCAGACCACCGTCTTCTTCAGGGTGTTCCGGCACGGTGGCACGTACAAGGTCCTCATGTGTGCCGATCTGACAAG GTCATCGACAAAAGAGGGGGTGCACAAGCCAGTCTATGCAGGATTCGTTGGAGTGGACGTGGAGAAGGACAGGAGAATATCGCTGAGAACACTG ATTGACCACTCTGTCATCGAGAGCTTCGGAGGCGGGGGCCGGACGTGCATCACGGCCCGAGTGTACCCTGAGCACGTGGCAGCAGGCGGCAGTAGCCACCTGTACCTGTTCAACAACGGAGCTCACCCAGTGACCGTGTCCAAGCTCGAGGCCTGGGAGCTAGGGACGGCAAGCATCAACGTTGAAGAAGACTACCGTGTGGCTCCACTTTAA
- the LOC136493997 gene encoding beta-fructofuranosidase, insoluble isoenzyme 7-like isoform X1, with protein sequence MNGKQSLRHGRTAYHFQPAKNWMNGPLYHKGMYHLFFQYNPHGPLFGIGKLSWGHSVSGDLVNWAFLGTALDPTSPFDAEGCWSGSATTLADGRPAILYTGRDANDVQVQNVAFPKNPSDPLLREWHKPSCNPVVPQPADVTRNNFRDPTTAWLGRDGLWRFAVVAEVGGVGSTVVYRSADFVHWERNPAPLHASPDVPVWECPDLFPVAERGTEGLDTSATASGGPGVRHVLKLSKAADEDYYVVGRYDDEADTFAPVEDGDHDVRNWRRIDHGHLFGAKTFFDARKKRRVLWAWLDETDSRSDDVGKDWTGIQTFPRALWLDADGKQLVQWPVEEIQTLRRGRVALVGAEIGSGGLREIAGVEALQADVEVVFEVPSLEYAEELDPKWLLDPQKMCAEKDASSPGPGGVGPFGLVVMASGDMLEQTTVFFRVFRHGGTYKVLMCADLTRSSTKEGVHKPVYAGFVGVDVEKDRRISLRTLIDHSVIESFGGGGRTCITARVYPEHVAAGGSSHLYLFNNGAHPVTVSKLEAWELGTASINVEEDYRVAPL encoded by the exons ATGAACGGGAAGCAGAGCCTGCGCCATGGCCGAACTGCGTACCATTTCCAGCCTGCCAAGAACTGGATGAACG GGCCTTTGTACCACAAGGGCATGTACCACCTGTTCTTCCAGTACAACCCGCACGGCCCACTGTTCGGCATCGGGAAGCTCTCCTGGGGCCACTCCGTCTCCGGCGACCTGGTGAACTGGGCCTTCCTGGGCACCGCGCTGGACCCGACGTCGCCGTTCGACGCCGAGGGCTGCTGGTCGGGTTCCGCCACCACGCTGGCCGACGGCCGCCCGGCCATCCTCTACACCGGGCGCGACGCCAACGACGTGCAGGTGCAGAACGTGGCGTTCCCCAAGAACCCGTCGGACCCGCTCCTGCGGGAGTGGCACAAGCCCAGCTGCAATCCGGTCGTCCCGCAGCCGGCCGACGTGACGCGCAACAACTTCCGGGACCCCACCACGGCGTGGCTCGGCCGCGACGGGCTCTGGCGGTTCGCCGTCGTCGCCGAGGTCGGCGGCGTGGGCTCCACCGTGGTGTACCGCAGTGCGGACTTCGTCCACTGGGAGCGGAACCCCGCGCCGCTGCACGCGTCCCCCGACGTGCCCGTCTGGGAGTGCCCGGACCTGTTCCCGGTGGCGGAGCGCGGCACGGAGGGGCTCGACACGTCGGCGACTGCGAGCGGCGGGCCCGGGGTGAGGCACGTGCTCAAGCTCAGCAAGGCCGCCGACGAGGACTACTACGTGGTGGGGCGGTACGACGACGAGGCCGACACGTTCGCGCCGGTGGAGGACGGCGACCACGACGTCCGGAACTGGCGCCGGATCGACCACGGCCACCTGTTCGGGGCCAAGACGTTCTTCGACGCGCGGAAGAAGCGGCGCGTGCTGTGGGCGTGGCTGGACGAGACGGACAGCCGCTCCGACGACGTCGGCAAGGACTGGACGGGCATCCAGACGTTCCCGAGAGCGCTGTGGCTGGACGCCGACGGGAAGCAGCTGGTGCAGTGGCCGGTGGAGGAGATCCAGACGCTGCGGAGGGGGCGAGTCGCGCTGGTGGGCGCGGAGATCGGCTCCGGCGGCCTGCGCGAGATCGCCGGCGTCGAGGCCCTGCAGGCGGACGTGGAGGTCGTGTTCGAGGTCCCGAGCCTGGAGTATGCCGAGGAGCTGGACCCCAAGTGGCTGCTTGATCCCCAGAAGATGTGCGCGGAGAAGGACGCTTCCTCGCCGGGCCCTGGCGGCGTCGGGCCGTTCGGGCTGGTCGTGATGGCGTCCGGCGACATGCTGGAGCAGACCACCGTCTTCTTCAGGGTGTTCCGGCACGGTGGCACGTACAAGGTCCTCATGTGTGCCGATCTGACAAG GTCATCGACAAAAGAGGGGGTGCACAAGCCAGTCTATGCAGGATTCGTTGGAGTGGACGTGGAGAAGGACAGGAGAATATCGCTGAGAACACTG ATTGACCACTCTGTCATCGAGAGCTTCGGAGGCGGGGGCCGGACGTGCATCACGGCCCGAGTGTACCCTGAGCACGTGGCAGCAGGCGGCAGTAGCCACCTGTACCTGTTCAACAACGGAGCTCACCCAGTGACCGTGTCCAAGCTCGAGGCCTGGGAGCTAGGGACGGCAAGCATCAACGTTGAAGAAGACTACCGTGTGGCTCCACTTTAA